In one window of Anaerobacillus alkaliphilus DNA:
- a CDS encoding YaiI/YqxD family protein: MKIYVDADACPVKDIIISEARNLEIPVILVTSFSHFSNAEQPSGVETIYVDSGADAADYRIVKLVEKGDIIVTQDYGLASLGLAKGVIVLHHKGFRYTNDNIDQLLQTRYLSAMARKGGQRTKGPKPFTAEDRDQFRKLFKQAISLAN; this comes from the coding sequence ATGAAGATTTATGTGGATGCAGATGCTTGTCCGGTGAAAGATATTATTATTTCTGAAGCAAGGAATCTTGAAATTCCGGTTATCCTTGTGACAAGCTTTTCTCATTTTTCTAATGCAGAACAGCCATCAGGAGTGGAAACCATTTATGTTGATTCTGGAGCAGATGCTGCCGATTATCGGATTGTGAAGTTAGTGGAAAAAGGGGATATTATCGTGACGCAAGATTATGGACTTGCTTCGCTTGGTTTAGCAAAAGGGGTTATCGTCCTCCACCATAAAGGATTTAGATATACAAATGATAATATTGACCAATTATTACAAACTCGTTATTTAAGTGCAATGGCTAGAAAAGGCGGACAGCGAACGAAGGGACCAAAGCCTTTTACTGCAGAAGACCGGGACCAATTTAGGAAGCTTTTTAAACAGGCAATTTCTCTTGCAAATTAG
- the nikA gene encoding nickel ABC transporter substrate-binding protein: MLKKVVLFMIFTIFFAVAVGCSSDSGAKTSGGNEEKSLTLLYSFASKTIDPHQDAMGVRSGISETLVRIDGDLNIQPWLAKSWEQTDERTWTFTLRDGITFHDGSSVTGETVKASFERLLDVNTAIASNLKIESIEANGQEITFVTSQEHPAFISELVHTHTSVIKVDAENISEKPIGTGPFKVINFTTEAEINLERYEGYWDGAANLDKVTVKFNTDGNVRAMALQSGEVDIAYHLPPEALSPIENHKNLRVESVSSLRVHFLLYNAQSPLLQDLKVRKALDLLVNRPVSVSEIMNGHGTAAHGPFHPDFAFAGENQLEGYNPEKAEALLKEAGYERNEAGKLAKDGETLTLTLATYQGRPEIPLMAQYFQGEAANLGIDVNIVTIESIDSYLWEQQDKWDIVTYSNLTAPRGDGGYFFNVAYLPEGSLNPGQINIPELNELTKTLNVTSDPDQRVALKKKAVSMIQQEVPQSFILHPHIIVGVNERVKNWSPGSEEYYFITNKMDVE, from the coding sequence ATGCTTAAAAAAGTTGTACTGTTTATGATTTTCACCATATTTTTTGCTGTGGCTGTCGGCTGCAGTAGTGACAGTGGAGCAAAAACTTCAGGGGGGAATGAGGAAAAGTCCTTAACGTTGTTGTATAGTTTCGCTTCTAAAACCATTGATCCGCACCAAGATGCTATGGGGGTTCGGTCAGGTATTTCCGAAACGTTAGTGAGAATTGATGGAGATTTGAATATCCAACCATGGTTAGCAAAATCTTGGGAGCAAACGGACGAGAGAACGTGGACATTTACACTAAGAGACGGGATAACTTTCCACGATGGATCATCCGTTACTGGGGAAACAGTAAAAGCATCCTTTGAAAGATTATTAGACGTTAATACGGCTATTGCATCTAATTTAAAAATTGAGTCAATTGAAGCAAATGGACAAGAAATTACGTTTGTTACGTCACAAGAGCATCCTGCTTTTATCTCGGAACTTGTACATACGCATACTTCCGTAATAAAGGTAGACGCTGAAAATATTAGTGAGAAGCCAATTGGAACAGGACCTTTTAAGGTCATTAATTTCACGACAGAAGCAGAAATCAACCTTGAAAGATACGAAGGATATTGGGACGGAGCGGCTAACTTAGATAAGGTGACAGTTAAATTTAACACCGACGGAAATGTTCGTGCTATGGCGCTTCAATCTGGAGAGGTGGATATTGCCTACCATCTACCACCAGAAGCATTAAGTCCTATTGAAAATCATAAAAACCTTAGGGTAGAGTCAGTTTCTAGCTTACGTGTTCATTTTCTACTTTATAATGCTCAAAGTCCTTTGTTACAAGATTTAAAGGTACGAAAAGCATTGGATTTACTTGTGAACCGTCCTGTGTCTGTATCGGAAATTATGAATGGTCATGGCACTGCGGCCCACGGACCATTCCATCCTGACTTTGCTTTTGCAGGGGAAAATCAACTCGAAGGGTATAATCCGGAAAAAGCAGAAGCATTACTTAAAGAGGCAGGTTATGAGAGAAATGAAGCTGGTAAACTAGCAAAGGATGGAGAAACACTAACGCTTACCTTAGCAACTTATCAGGGAAGACCAGAAATTCCACTTATGGCCCAGTATTTCCAAGGAGAAGCTGCTAATTTAGGAATTGACGTGAACATCGTTACCATCGAAAGTATCGATAGTTATTTATGGGAGCAACAGGATAAGTGGGATATTGTTACCTATTCCAATTTGACTGCTCCACGTGGTGATGGGGGTTATTTCTTCAATGTTGCCTATCTACCAGAAGGGTCATTGAACCCAGGGCAAATAAACATACCTGAGCTAAATGAATTAACAAAAACGCTTAATGTTACATCTGATCCGGATCAACGTGTAGCCCTTAAGAAGAAGGCTGTTAGCATGATTCAACAAGAAGTTCCACAGTCGTTTATATTACACCCTCATATCATTGTTGGAGTAAATGAAAGAGTGAAGAACTGGAGTCCTGGTTCAGAAGAGTATTACTTTATTACGAATAAAATGGATGTAGAATAA
- the nikB gene encoding nickel ABC transporter permease: MQRALSIIGSRLLQLLIMILVLSFITFLLMKLTPGDPIRALLKVDDMIATTADEERLKKEYGFDQPILVQYGQWLWKVAHLDLGESIISKRPVLDMILGKLPATIALTVGGMIALFLIAVPLGILGAVYEGRWPDFLSRWIATLGASIPSFWLGLLLIYVFSVKLNWLPVMGKGTLAHYVMPSITLGIAMAPMYIRLLRERLIATLQSSYIEAAKARGLSSSRIITFHALRGSLIPLVTMFGLSIGSLLGGVTVIEILFSWPGMGELIVNSVMQRDYPVIQGYIIIVGVLVVFANLLVDLLYLVINPQIKQGKEAG; encoded by the coding sequence ATGCAAAGAGCCCTATCCATTATCGGTTCTCGACTCCTTCAATTGCTCATTATGATATTGGTTCTCTCGTTTATCACCTTTTTATTAATGAAGCTAACTCCGGGAGATCCCATACGGGCCTTATTAAAGGTGGACGATATGATTGCAACAACAGCAGATGAAGAAAGGTTAAAGAAAGAATATGGATTTGATCAACCCATCCTAGTGCAATATGGTCAATGGCTTTGGAAGGTAGCTCATTTGGATCTTGGAGAATCGATTATTTCTAAAAGACCTGTTTTAGATATGATATTAGGCAAATTGCCTGCTACGATCGCTTTAACCGTTGGCGGGATGATTGCCCTCTTTCTTATTGCCGTCCCACTAGGAATCCTAGGAGCAGTGTATGAGGGACGCTGGCCAGATTTCTTAAGCAGATGGATAGCCACATTAGGTGCATCTATTCCAAGCTTTTGGCTTGGCTTATTGCTCATCTATGTATTCTCTGTAAAACTCAATTGGCTACCTGTCATGGGAAAAGGTACACTTGCTCATTATGTTATGCCTTCTATTACTCTAGGAATAGCAATGGCACCCATGTACATTCGGTTGTTACGGGAACGTCTCATTGCTACATTGCAAAGCTCTTATATTGAAGCTGCAAAGGCAAGAGGATTGTCTAGCTCGAGGATCATCACTTTCCATGCATTGAGGGGGAGTCTCATTCCATTAGTGACCATGTTTGGACTTAGTATTGGAAGTCTTTTAGGCGGAGTAACGGTGATCGAAATTCTATTTTCTTGGCCAGGTATGGGGGAACTGATTGTTAACTCTGTTATGCAACGGGACTATCCTGTCATTCAAGGATATATTATCATCGTAGGTGTCTTAGTCGTCTTCGCCAATCTATTGGTAGATTTATTATACTTAGTGATTAATCCTCAAATAAAACAAGGGAAGGAGGCAGGGTAA
- the nikC gene encoding nickel transporter permease, producing the protein METVVKRNTTIFSNNPSLFFGIILALFLALLTFLGGVIVTHDPFQINMGNRLQEASSVHWLGTDQLGRDVFSRIVFGAKLTIGLGMLSIFMAVCIGVPIGLISGYVGGRIDAFLMRIIDGILTFPDFILAIAIAGILGPSLTNIVIAIVLVRWIVYARVVRGLVLVEKEKEYILVSKVSNSSSFRTIRMHLLPQVMPEIIVMAAIDVGKVILLISALSYIGLGAQPPIPEWGAMLNDATGYFQVVPSLMIYPGLAIMITVLCCNLLGDGFKNQFDIRKGRDS; encoded by the coding sequence ATGGAGACAGTAGTTAAGAGAAACACAACCATATTTAGCAACAATCCTAGTTTGTTTTTTGGTATCATTCTAGCATTATTCCTTGCCTTGCTTACTTTTCTTGGAGGAGTAATCGTTACTCATGATCCCTTTCAAATAAATATGGGTAATAGACTTCAGGAAGCGAGTTCTGTTCACTGGCTTGGAACAGATCAATTAGGTCGTGATGTCTTCTCAAGAATTGTATTTGGTGCCAAGTTAACGATCGGTTTAGGTATGCTATCGATTTTCATGGCTGTTTGTATCGGTGTTCCCATTGGACTTATTTCTGGATATGTTGGCGGTCGAATTGATGCCTTTCTTATGAGAATTATAGATGGTATTTTAACGTTTCCAGATTTTATCTTGGCCATTGCGATTGCTGGAATTCTAGGTCCAAGCTTAACGAATATTGTCATTGCCATCGTTTTAGTGAGATGGATTGTGTATGCTCGGGTGGTACGTGGTCTTGTGCTTGTGGAAAAAGAGAAGGAATATATTCTCGTTTCCAAGGTTTCCAATTCGAGCTCGTTTAGAACTATTCGCATGCACCTACTTCCTCAAGTAATGCCCGAGATTATTGTCATGGCAGCCATTGATGTGGGGAAAGTGATTCTATTAATCTCGGCTTTATCCTATATCGGCTTAGGAGCTCAACCTCCAATCCCAGAATGGGGCGCCATGCTTAATGATGCTACTGGTTACTTTCAAGTAGTTCCATCGCTAATGATCTATCCCGGACTGGCAATTATGATCACGGTACTATGCTGTAATTTATTAGGAGACGGCTTTAAAAATCAATTTGATATTAGAAAAGGGAGGGACTCATGA
- a CDS encoding ABC transporter ATP-binding protein: MMTQPIISIQHLNIVNGGTANPLLKNVSINVKKGEIVGLIGESGSGKSLTAKAIMGLLPSTMKVTGRITYKGNDLLTLPSKEHRKLLGKEIAMIFQDYRGSFTPFIKVGKQILETICTHQPVGKKEGKTIALTVLEKMGLDAERVYRSYPFELSGGQVQRASIAMILALKPSVLICDEITTALDVMNGERVLDYIEKVRNETGCAVLMITHDLTLAYKRTDRIYVMHQGDIVEEGLPEQIRCHHQHPYTKKLCSCLLSLPENQSLPQAKVSML; encoded by the coding sequence ATGATGACGCAACCAATTATCTCCATTCAACACTTGAATATTGTGAACGGAGGAACGGCAAATCCTTTGTTAAAAAACGTATCTATCAATGTAAAAAAAGGAGAGATCGTTGGATTAATAGGAGAAAGTGGAAGCGGTAAGAGTTTAACAGCAAAGGCTATTATGGGACTCCTTCCTTCTACTATGAAGGTGACAGGAAGGATTACGTATAAGGGTAATGACCTACTTACGTTACCTTCAAAGGAACATCGAAAGCTTCTTGGGAAAGAAATAGCGATGATTTTTCAGGATTACCGTGGAAGCTTTACCCCATTCATTAAAGTTGGAAAGCAAATCCTGGAAACCATTTGTACCCATCAACCTGTTGGTAAAAAAGAAGGAAAGACGATCGCACTAACTGTTTTGGAGAAAATGGGGCTTGATGCTGAAAGGGTATACCGCAGTTACCCGTTCGAGCTTAGTGGTGGTCAAGTACAACGAGCTTCCATTGCCATGATACTTGCTCTAAAACCATCTGTACTTATTTGTGATGAAATAACCACGGCACTAGATGTAATGAACGGAGAGAGAGTCCTCGATTATATTGAGAAGGTGCGTAACGAAACAGGATGTGCTGTACTTATGATTACCCATGACCTAACATTAGCGTACAAACGAACAGACCGAATTTATGTCATGCATCAAGGGGACATAGTGGAAGAGGGCTTGCCAGAGCAAATTCGCTGTCATCATCAGCACCCTTATACGAAGAAACTGTGCTCCTGCTTACTTTCCCTTCCTGAAAATCAATCATTACCACAAGCGAAGGTGAGTATGCTATGA
- a CDS encoding ABC transporter ATP-binding protein produces the protein MSLIVDGLTKSYSKHVQALKHVSFSVSERESIGIVGESGSGKSTLAKILLGLETYKEGSITFNGEPIAPKKRALLRQYRKNVQMIFQDSTSTLNPKLPIWRSVLEPLDNYKEVTPSFIEVEGKSRKEVAVQLLEMVGLTSEMADRYPWELSGGQKQRVSIARALSIEPSLLVCDEPTASLDVTVQMLILNLLKDFKETFNMSIIFISHDIRAVAFLCEKIIVLKDGSIVDEFRIEDIYDNDRHPYTKALIRAASIE, from the coding sequence ATGAGTCTCATTGTAGATGGCTTAACTAAGTCTTATTCCAAACACGTGCAAGCGTTAAAGCATGTTTCCTTTTCTGTGTCCGAAAGAGAATCGATTGGGATCGTTGGGGAAAGTGGAAGTGGAAAAAGCACATTAGCAAAAATACTATTGGGATTAGAGACGTATAAAGAAGGTTCGATTACTTTTAACGGAGAACCTATTGCACCGAAAAAGCGAGCTTTGTTACGGCAATATCGTAAGAATGTCCAAATGATATTTCAAGATTCCACTAGTACGTTAAACCCAAAATTACCAATCTGGAGAAGTGTCCTTGAGCCCCTTGATAATTATAAGGAGGTCACTCCTTCTTTTATAGAGGTGGAAGGAAAATCACGAAAAGAAGTGGCAGTACAATTACTAGAAATGGTGGGACTGACTAGTGAAATGGCAGACCGTTACCCATGGGAGTTAAGTGGGGGCCAAAAGCAACGGGTAAGTATTGCAAGGGCGCTTAGTATTGAACCATCTCTTCTTGTTTGTGATGAACCAACCGCGAGCTTAGATGTTACCGTACAAATGCTAATTTTAAATTTGTTGAAGGACTTTAAAGAGACGTTTAACATGAGTATTATTTTTATCTCCCATGATATCCGGGCAGTTGCCTTTCTTTGTGAAAAAATCATTGTCTTAAAAGATGGCTCGATCGTGGATGAATTTAGGATTGAGGACATTTATGATAACGACCGCCATCCTTATACGAAAGCGTTAATTAGGGCGGCATCGATTGAATAG
- a CDS encoding MATE family efflux transporter: MKASMSIQELNKGDTITHRQYLVLALPLIISGISTPLLGAVDTAVVGRIPDPAAIGGVAVGAVIFNTMYWLLGFLRVSTSGFTAQAQGANSDKEILLSLYRPMILAILFGFLFILFQQPILHIALSLIGGSEAVSSFAATYFSIRIWGAPFILLSYVLIGWLIGMGKVKLALVMQISMNLLNIVLDVFFVLGLGMGVVGVAYATLISEVGVVFVGMVFILRKHIMKLLQIKLPMLLEPESLLKMLKVNRDLFLRTVCLLTMTILFTAKGASFGEVTLAANAILLQIHYIIAYLFGGFANASSILVGRAIGGKKQELYHQAYRLSAQWGSIAAILSVVTILLFGSQLGSLFTTIEEVRWMTTEFMIWMVVYSIVGVWGLQLEGIFSGATEAKSIRNSIMWALLVFLIALWWFVPIYQNQGLWLAFVIFSLSRSVFLSLYIPKLTRTAFKVPGTIRGQTS; encoded by the coding sequence ATGAAGGCTTCCATGTCAATTCAGGAATTAAATAAGGGGGATACAATCACCCATCGTCAATATTTGGTGCTAGCTCTACCGTTGATCATTTCTGGGATATCCACACCACTTTTAGGTGCAGTAGATACGGCCGTTGTTGGGAGAATTCCAGACCCCGCGGCCATCGGGGGTGTGGCAGTAGGGGCGGTTATCTTCAATACGATGTACTGGCTCCTTGGATTTCTCCGTGTCAGTACCAGTGGTTTTACGGCCCAAGCGCAAGGGGCAAATAGTGACAAAGAAATACTTTTATCCCTTTATCGACCAATGATTTTAGCAATTTTGTTTGGCTTCCTTTTTATCCTTTTTCAGCAACCGATTTTACATATCGCCTTAAGTTTAATAGGTGGAAGTGAAGCCGTTTCTTCATTTGCAGCCACTTATTTTTCCATTCGTATCTGGGGTGCACCTTTTATTCTACTAAGCTATGTTCTTATTGGTTGGCTTATTGGAATGGGGAAAGTTAAATTAGCCCTTGTGATGCAAATTTCCATGAACCTATTAAATATCGTCTTAGACGTGTTTTTTGTTTTAGGTTTAGGCATGGGTGTTGTGGGAGTTGCCTATGCCACACTCATCTCCGAGGTTGGAGTTGTTTTTGTAGGTATGGTTTTTATCTTACGGAAACATATCATGAAACTTCTACAAATAAAGCTTCCGATGCTACTAGAACCAGAGTCGCTCTTGAAAATGTTAAAGGTGAATAGAGACTTGTTTCTCAGAACTGTTTGTTTACTGACAATGACGATTCTCTTCACTGCAAAAGGGGCTAGTTTTGGGGAGGTAACCTTAGCTGCAAATGCGATCTTACTACAAATACACTACATTATCGCTTATTTATTTGGTGGATTCGCTAACGCGTCTAGTATATTAGTTGGAAGAGCCATTGGTGGTAAGAAACAGGAACTTTATCATCAAGCATATCGGTTATCGGCACAATGGGGGAGCATTGCGGCAATTCTATCGGTAGTAACAATCCTTTTATTCGGAAGTCAACTCGGTAGTCTATTTACAACAATCGAAGAGGTAAGGTGGATGACAACTGAGTTTATGATTTGGATGGTTGTGTATTCGATTGTTGGGGTTTGGGGTCTACAATTAGAGGGAATTTTCTCTGGGGCTACTGAGGCTAAATCGATCAGGAACTCCATTATGTGGGCACTCCTTGTCTTTCTAATAGCTCTTTGGTGGTTCGTTCCTATCTACCAAAATCAAGGTCTTTGGCTAGCCTTTGTTATATTTAGCCTTTCAAGATCTGTCTTTCTCTCACTCTATATACCTAAACTCACCCGAACCGCATTTAAGGTGCCTGGCACCATTCGTGGACAAACTAGTTAA
- a CDS encoding type II toxin-antitoxin system SpoIISA family toxin encodes MFGIILAFGLREIEYTNWQLLLQLTAFIIFVDLSVFQTPNILKIWSAEFKHADTIAANAKENEKRLQYMNKKSNVFTTILQQAEDYLTGISNITSKNSYEKELKSFIWQYTSQFDFSIKIFFLPDDLEDEDAVKNEILIGLKQWENIFNLSFNHSKLEEAQLILNNAQVFAYDGKHVIIPIYDGRYNLLMKVTANQEDIIEIDTTNLINLTTIFNWVV; translated from the coding sequence TTGTTTGGTATAATACTAGCTTTTGGATTGAGAGAAATTGAATATACAAATTGGCAACTCTTACTTCAACTAACTGCATTCATTATTTTCGTCGATCTAAGTGTTTTTCAGACTCCTAATATATTGAAAATATGGTCTGCAGAGTTTAAACATGCTGATACTATTGCAGCAAATGCCAAAGAAAATGAAAAACGGCTACAATACATGAATAAGAAATCAAATGTATTTACAACAATCTTACAACAGGCAGAGGATTACCTAACCGGAATTTCTAATATCACATCAAAAAATTCATATGAAAAAGAACTAAAATCCTTTATTTGGCAATATACCAGCCAATTTGACTTCAGCATTAAAATATTTTTCTTACCAGATGACTTGGAAGATGAAGATGCAGTTAAGAATGAAATTTTAATAGGGTTAAAGCAATGGGAGAATATCTTTAATCTTTCGTTTAATCATAGTAAATTAGAAGAGGCACAACTCATTTTAAACAATGCACAAGTTTTTGCGTATGATGGAAAACATGTAATTATACCAATCTATGATGGTAGGTACAATTTATTAATGAAGGTAACAGCGAATCAAGAAGATATTATTGAAATTGATACGACAAACCTTATTAATTTAACTACTATTTTTAATTGGGTAGTGTAA
- a CDS encoding alpha-L-arabinofuranosidase C-terminal domain-containing protein, producing the protein MDKKIKIAFDEWNLRSWHHTNVHTIKQGIDKKDYVDPRDKNDDNSQYTMADDIFTANFLSAMNRNSDIVGMDNFAPILNTRGCIYSHSEGIVLRSTYHVFDLYVNYLGDTIIDVWSEELPTMKVTHKHGAEVEIENLDILATKWSDKPGIGL; encoded by the coding sequence TTGGATAAGAAAATAAAAATAGCATTTGATGAATGGAACCTTAGAAGCTGGCATCATACCAATGTGCATACGATTAAACAAGGGATCGATAAAAAGGATTATGTGGATCCGCGAGATAAAAATGATGACAATAGCCAATATACCATGGCAGATGATATCTTTACGGCAAACTTCTTAAGTGCTATGAATAGGAATAGTGATATTGTAGGTATGGATAATTTTGCGCCTATCTTAAATACGAGAGGTTGTATTTATAGTCATTCTGAAGGAATTGTTTTAAGAAGCACTTATCATGTATTTGATCTTTATGTAAATTATCTTGGAGACACGATAATTGATGTATGGTCGGAAGAGTTGCCTACTATGAAAGTAACTCATAAGCATGGAGCGGAAGTGGAAATAGAAAACTTAGATATACTTGCTACAAAATGGTCAGATAAACCAGGTATAGGCTTATAG
- a CDS encoding YtoQ family protein — MELTVYLAGQIHDDWRDEVAKKARKKNLPLVFVGPQANHDRSDHIGEEILGKQPGNLYKDDAASDINNLRTQVLMQKSDIVIALFGEKYKQWNTAMDASTAIAMNKPTIIIRPESLVHPLKELSNKANVTVETLDQALNVIGYIFE; from the coding sequence ATGGAATTAACCGTATATTTAGCTGGACAAATTCACGATGATTGGAGAGATGAAGTTGCCAAAAAAGCAAGAAAAAAAAATCTTCCTTTAGTATTTGTAGGACCACAGGCAAACCATGATCGATCTGATCATATTGGTGAAGAAATTCTAGGAAAACAACCTGGAAACTTATATAAAGACGACGCAGCATCAGATATAAATAATCTTAGAACTCAGGTACTCATGCAAAAGTCGGATATTGTCATTGCATTATTTGGTGAAAAATATAAACAATGGAATACTGCAATGGATGCAAGTACCGCAATTGCAATGAATAAACCGACCATAATTATTAGACCCGAATCATTAGTCCATCCATTAAAAGAACTGTCAAATAAAGCAAATGTCACCGTAGAAACGTTAGATCAGGCCTTAAATGTAATTGGTTATATTTTTGAATGA
- a CDS encoding imidazoleglycerol-phosphate dehydratase has protein sequence MTKRNNQGSKNQSSPGRGGKLDTEFGQETAIGDNNKGTKYNSKRGSKSQLKNPNNH, from the coding sequence ATGACAAAGAGGAATAATCAAGGAAGTAAAAACCAAAGTTCACCAGGTCGAGGTGGAAAATTGGACACTGAATTCGGTCAGGAGACAGCTATTGGGGATAATAATAAAGGAACGAAATACAACTCTAAACGAGGTAGCAAATCTCAATTAAAAAACCCAAATAATCATTAA
- a CDS encoding DUF4317 domain-containing protein, producing MNKKDIAHIRKQFKANNDLLKIQDIFTVYIMKESSEIYHHQSQPFEMLEEEQKELFFNNFKKILGGQLDEKLFELRFQKNVDNNSQLILHQGLLSGDVEDWKDQMLRIVGKILSSKQYEMDIVITFIRGNYYKPTKRNNEQAEESDRDAVYTHPFILCSINSTQEPKKELLFDYVIKEFKYNIVVDPIINLNAPIGGFLFPCFTDNSADVNHILYSAGKANELDHQFIEEVLNGEETMTAKDDKFIFEEIVKEVTGNQLNTATLSNVYEEINRVIEENEEDEAPKLDVKDVERVLKQSGIENIHTEQIESAFQKVIDDEKYEIKASNIVPKYTSKSIKIETKVANVSISPQDLRYIRQIHFEGKRYLMIEVVEDTIIDGFKMIPEVFGEKGN from the coding sequence ATGAATAAAAAAGACATTGCACATATTCGGAAACAATTTAAAGCAAATAACGACTTGCTTAAGATCCAAGATATTTTTACTGTTTATATTATGAAGGAATCCTCTGAAATCTATCATCATCAAAGTCAGCCTTTTGAAATGCTAGAGGAGGAGCAAAAAGAATTATTTTTTAACAACTTCAAAAAAATTCTAGGTGGCCAATTAGATGAGAAGCTATTTGAATTAAGGTTTCAAAAAAACGTAGATAATAACAGCCAACTTATTTTACACCAAGGATTATTGAGCGGTGATGTGGAAGATTGGAAGGATCAAATGCTTCGGATCGTCGGAAAGATCCTATCAAGCAAGCAATACGAGATGGATATCGTCATCACCTTTATCCGTGGAAACTATTACAAACCAACCAAACGTAACAATGAACAGGCTGAGGAAAGTGATCGAGATGCTGTTTATACTCACCCGTTTATCTTATGTAGCATCAATAGCACACAAGAACCGAAGAAAGAATTGCTTTTTGATTATGTAATTAAGGAATTTAAGTACAATATTGTTGTTGACCCTATCATCAACCTTAACGCTCCAATTGGAGGATTTCTCTTTCCTTGTTTTACCGATAATTCAGCAGATGTGAACCATATTCTGTATTCGGCCGGTAAAGCAAATGAACTCGACCACCAGTTCATTGAAGAAGTCTTAAATGGCGAAGAAACGATGACAGCAAAGGATGACAAATTTATTTTTGAAGAAATCGTAAAAGAAGTAACAGGTAATCAACTTAATACCGCAACCCTATCCAATGTATATGAAGAAATTAATCGTGTGATTGAAGAAAATGAGGAGGATGAAGCTCCAAAATTAGACGTAAAAGACGTTGAACGTGTGTTAAAACAGAGCGGAATAGAAAATATTCATACAGAACAAATTGAATCCGCTTTTCAGAAAGTGATTGATGACGAGAAATATGAAATTAAAGCAAGTAATATTGTCCCAAAGTATACTTCTAAATCGATAAAAATCGAAACGAAGGTCGCCAATGTTTCAATTAGTCCCCAAGATTTAAGATACATTCGACAGATTCACTTTGAGGGTAAACGGTACCTGATGATTGAAGTAGTAGAAGATACGATCATAGATGGATTTAAGATGATCCCTGAAGTATTTGGTGAAAAAGGAAATTAA
- the mntA gene encoding type VII toxin-antitoxin system MntA family adenylyltransferase antitoxin yields MGKEIEETIVTILKKTISPSTIYIFGSYVKGNMRSDSDIDIAFLSKKGIDDYERFMLAQEIADKLGRNVDLIDLNKASTVFQAQIVGIGKTIYCINPLKRMNFEMVALKMYAKLNEERKEIIDRIKESGEVYET; encoded by the coding sequence GTGGGGAAAGAAATTGAGGAAACCATAGTTACTATCTTAAAGAAAACTATATCACCATCAACCATTTATATTTTTGGATCCTACGTTAAAGGGAACATGAGAAGTGATAGCGATATAGATATTGCTTTTCTTTCCAAAAAGGGTATTGATGACTATGAGCGTTTCATGTTAGCTCAGGAGATAGCAGATAAGTTAGGTAGAAATGTTGATTTGATTGATTTAAATAAAGCTTCCACAGTCTTTCAAGCGCAAATAGTTGGAATAGGAAAAACAATTTACTGTATCAACCCACTCAAAAGAATGAATTTTGAAATGGTAGCACTAAAAATGTACGCTAAGCTCAATGAAGAACGTAAGGAGATCATTGATAGAATTAAGGAAAGCGGGGAAGTTTATGAAACCTGA